From the Caballeronia sp. LZ062 genome, one window contains:
- a CDS encoding phytoene/squalene synthase family protein — MNPSPRAFLLGPLLKRVSRSFYLTLRILPPGMRDPIGLAYLLARAADTIADTSLVAPGRRLELLLSLRAQVNGEADDGALARIESEVAGQQAQPDERTLLESLGDALAILRELNAADRAAVRDIVTTLTTGMEFDLRTFPDETSGQVTALQRFDELDRYTYLVAGCVGEFWTKMTYAHSPGTLKAAPDAMLARGVRFGKALQMTNVLRDCARDLRIGRCYLPADMLARHGLAPADLFNASASTRARPVLADLLRSTLSLYRDALDYTFAIPASAVRLRLACLWPIMIGLETLALLARNDAWLDPAHVSKIRRNDVYRIMAASLPLVASNGLLRAWASRRVRAIEAELSAATPR, encoded by the coding sequence ATGAATCCATCACCTCGCGCGTTTTTGCTTGGTCCGCTGCTCAAGCGCGTCTCGCGGTCTTTCTATCTGACGCTGCGCATCCTGCCGCCCGGCATGCGCGACCCCATCGGACTCGCATATCTCCTTGCGCGTGCGGCCGATACCATCGCGGATACGTCGCTGGTAGCGCCCGGGCGTCGTCTGGAACTGCTGCTGTCGCTGCGCGCGCAGGTGAACGGCGAAGCGGACGACGGCGCGCTCGCCCGAATCGAAAGCGAAGTGGCCGGACAGCAGGCGCAGCCCGACGAACGCACGCTGCTGGAATCGCTGGGCGACGCGCTCGCCATCCTGCGCGAACTGAACGCCGCCGACCGCGCCGCCGTGCGCGATATCGTCACGACGCTGACCACCGGCATGGAATTCGACCTGCGCACGTTCCCCGACGAAACGTCGGGCCAGGTGACGGCGCTGCAACGCTTCGACGAACTGGATCGCTACACGTACCTCGTCGCGGGATGCGTCGGTGAGTTCTGGACGAAGATGACTTACGCGCATAGCCCCGGCACGCTGAAGGCCGCGCCCGACGCAATGCTTGCGCGCGGCGTGCGCTTTGGCAAGGCATTGCAGATGACCAACGTGCTGCGCGATTGCGCGCGCGATCTGCGCATCGGCCGATGCTATCTGCCCGCCGACATGCTCGCGCGTCATGGTCTCGCGCCCGCCGATCTTTTCAATGCAAGCGCTTCTACGCGTGCGCGCCCGGTGCTCGCCGACCTGTTGCGCAGCACGCTTTCGTTGTACCGCGACGCGCTCGACTACACCTTCGCCATTCCCGCGAGCGCCGTGCGGTTGCGGCTCGCGTGCCTGTGGCCGATCATGATCGGCCTCGAGACGCTCGCGCTGCTCGCGCGAAACGACGCGTGGCTCGACCCCGCGCACGTCTCGAAGATTCGCCGCAACGACGTGTATCGGATCATGGCGGCGTCGCTGCCGCTCGTGGCATCGAACGGATTGCTGCGCGCGTGGGCGTCGCGCCGCGTGCGCGCCATCGAAGCCGAACTCAGCGCCGCAACTCCGCGATGA